TATCAGAACTTAAATTATATCCTTTTATGGATCAGCTGtaacaaaacaaaaataaaaataatcgAGTCCAGCTCATAAGATTCGTGTCCATTTCTACGACTCTGAAGTTTCAGAACTTGTGTCCTGTTTTCCATCCCTTAGGACACATCTCTGCCGTTCAACAAATATGCCTTCCTGACGACACACAACTCATTTTCAATAACCGGAGTCACACGCTTGACGTTCTACAACCAGGAAGATTCAGTCACCGATCAACTGAATGTAAGTATGTCAGTTTTGCTTGCCAAGTATACCAAACTTGTAGTAGTCGATTGGTATTGCAATTGATCACTCAAGACTCTGATCCTCAATTAGGCCCTGAAAGATTTATGCAATTAAGCCACCTTCTGACAGAATGGTGTCCGTGCGCTGATGCTGGATGTGTACGACTTCAGGGACGACATATGGTTGTGCCACTCGTTAGGAGGGACGTGCTACGATCTCACTGCCTTCGTGAGTGACCTGATATTGAATAGAGCATCATGTTTTATCCATTGTCATTGTTTCATGGGATAAGAACATCTTTCTGTCTTTATGCTTATTAATTCTTCAGGAACCAGCCATACATACACTGAGGGAAGTTGAGGCGTTTCTGCTGAGAAACCCATCAGAGATCGTGACACTGATTCTTGAGGACCACGTCTCTTCTCACCAGGGATTGACCAAGTTATTCAATAAGACAGGCCTTGGCAAGTACTGGTTTCCTGTACCAAATATGCCCCAAAAGGGTGAGGACTGGCCAATCGTCAGCGacatgatcaagcacaaccacCGGTTGCTCGTGTTTACCTCCAACAGATCTAAGGAATTGACCGAAGGAATTTCCTACCAATGGAACTACATGGTTGAAAACCAATGTAAGCTTCAAGTTCTAATACTAGGTCATCGATCATAATAGATGCTTGGAAAAGAAATACTCCCTCGGTatctaaatagatgttgccgtTGACTTTTTGTcatgagtttgaccactcattttattttcaaaaaatttgtgcaaacatataaatacataaACCATGCTTAAAGTACGTTGATGATGAAGTGAGTTATACATAAGATTTTTGaaattgacaaaaaaaattgaataaaatgagtggtcaaAATCGTGATAAAAAGTCAATAGCAACATCTATTTAGATACGAAGGGAGTAGTTTGTTATTATTGATAACTTGACCAACCACTTATTATATATGATATGGAGATGGTGATGGCGGAATGGACCCGGCTGCGTGTTACAACCGCTCCGAATCATCGTTCCTTGGTATCTTTGGTTTTGGTAAATTATTTCCGCTCAATTCCACGTCAAGGAACGGCTTGCAAGGAGCGCTCGAGTGGACTTATGGGTGTGATCAACACATGCTATGCTGTTGCCGGCAACCGTTGGGCTAACTTCTTGGCAGTTGATTACTACAAGGTACGTTATGCCTTGATGAGTCCATGACTGTCACTAATGgaggtgcaaattggtgatttttagatgcacctccaaccctctttaattTAAAGTTTGTAGGTTACGACTACTTAGCATTGTCAAAAACCTCGTAAGTGCGCGAATGGCAGTGTAACCCAGATGCTTGGCCCTTCGATTGCAGAGAAGTAATGGTGGGGGGGTATTCCAAGCCACAGAAACGCTGAACGGTAAGCTAATTTGCGGGCGCGACGATGTACGTTCTTGCAGGGTGAGATCTCAGTTACCTTTCTTACATTTTAAGTTCAAGTTAGTTCAGTGCGTGTTTGCAGAACTTCTGTGCGTGTTTGCAGAAAGGAATTCTGAAGCATGCATTCAACGATCTGCTTCTCAGACTTGGTCTGACGTGGAAGGGTAATGCAACTTGAAACCATTTTAAATTTTGTTTCCATCCACCATAGGGATGATTCTAATTTAAAACTTTCTTATCGCTCCTGGCCTTTAGCTCGCTGTACACTgattgctgatttttttttattttccacTTCAAAACCTCTGGCTTGCAGATAATGATTAGTGGAAGACATGGTAATTTTGAGAATTAATGTTATCTTTTCTAGCTCCATTTTTATTTCAGTTAGAACTGGTTTAGGAGGCCCGGTATCGCAGGACTGGTGAAAGTTTTTGTTCAGGCACATTATTGGTGAATGATTGTTAGGCTGAAAGGTTGGagcccatcttttttttttttttgaggaaccCTCGAGCCCATCTAAATGCGTGGCACAAGAGTAGCCTGGTTTTTGAGGGTATGGTTGGGCGCATGTGCCATTTTCCTTTTGTTCCCCTTTCGGCCGTTTCAAACATGGGCTCAGCTGCAATTCCATCCTCAGGAGTGACGTCGAATCCTGTACGCTCTCTGCTTTCTCACCGACAATAGTAATTGCTTACAGCAGAAACAATTGTGGCAGGACCGGGGCACGGAGGAGCAGAAGTAGCACGAAGCGATCGAGATCAAATATTGAGCATCATGTCGGCCCAAGGCAAGCCCTTTGAACTTCTCTCTCAGTTTTCATCCCAGTTCCGTTAAGCATATCTTTAATCCTTCAATTGGACTCTATTCGCTTCACATAGTTGTTCTAcgaaattttagattaaaaaaGTGTTGTGACAAATTATACAATTACCCTCATTAAATATATAAATTCTTgcggaacggagggagtattttctCGCGCTAACTGTCAGTAACAATgctttgaaaaaaataaatgttAGCACTACAATTTTTgcggaacggagggagtatttgtgCTGAAGCTTGACGTGTAACTTGTTCTCACAAACATTGTCCGTAGAAAAATCATCACCGGGAGAGAACGAAGATCCCGAATTCAATCTCAAAGAGGAGAAGAATCATTCAGGACTGAACCTCGGAGATGATGAGTTCCTTGATGAACTTTGAGTGGCAGTACAGCTTTCGTCATTCAATAGAAAGCAGGCTCGGTGTTGCCGAGCCACCCATGGCTTGCGAAATGGAGCACTAATGTTTCTTCAGCATGATGTGCCTCATATTTTTAGTATGCAATTGTtcgttttttttttactggatTGTGTCTTTTAATAGACTTCCTGTTTGACATAGGATCAGTTTTTGTATTTTATTTACTATTTGCACAAAGAATGAAAGATGTTGAATCACTACGATAACATCCATAAGATTACTACAAAATTCTGGTGCAACCATAAGTTTTCATATGAAACATTGTTATTTCAATGTTACTATATGTTGGCGATCCTATTATTTAACAACCGTGAACACACAGAAAATGATAATTTTTAAGTATCTTTTGTGGACTTGTGGCTAGATTAGTTGGAATTTATTTATATAATTATGTTATTAATAATTTATTTGCACATGTGGTCAACTCTATGTTgctaatctattatcttattatttggccaataaACAGAGCCTTTACGTTCGCTcccaaggcctagaaattcccacgttaatcggagaaaaatagaaaaataaaaattacccaccactgtcattacgataaaaattagcctaaaatactcgtgtggctaattaaaaatcaatgccattatgaaaaattaaatataaaataccacaTACtaataataaaaactaaagctaacaacagtcaatcaaaataaaaagaaaataagaataatttcatgaataatattattaaagctcaacaaatcaaattgttattataggtagatcatatttgaattgttttaaccaacaataagacataatttacgataacgAGCAGGGTGATATATGGTaacaaatagtataatctttaaaaaatatTAAGGATATaatgacatgcaaattttttaattttcaatactagccgcgcaaatgcgcgggccatACACCTAGTTATCTATTATATATTATGATATGGTACCGGTTTGAAAGTATTTATGAGTGGTTCAATTCTTCGGTCCAAAACTATCGGTTGGACCAGTGAACCTGCAAATTGATAGTTTCACCGGTTCGATTTCTGGTCCAGTGTAACTATGGTCCGTGGCGCCCAGCCCACTACTCATCGCAATGCAACGGAGCAAAATCATTCAGAGCCGAGGGCTGCAAACATGCAGCTGCACCTTGCACGAAATCGTGTCGCAGACATCCAATCCAAAATTCAAACGataaacttttcaaaaaaaaaaatgaataggTCAAACGATGAAGGCATCACCTGATTCGCATCATGCTTCCTAGGATCGTCACAAAATGGTAACGGTGTCCTCTGAACAAGCAGGGAGGGTTGACGCGGCCGGCTAGAGTCAGAGAGCCTGTTCAAGTTAATGCCAAATATACATAGACACATTAGCTACAACCTTAGCTTATAAATGTTATGGTATAATGCCAAATCTAGGTGTTTTAGTGAATGCACTATATTTTGTTATATGTATGGTGAAAGTCACAAGCAAGACAAATGCTATAATATACTAGTTCGTAGAAATGGCTCTGATGTTTACGAAGGCTAAAAACTTCTCCTCTTTGCAACTATGAAAAACCAAGGATCCAACACAAGTCTGTAATATTTTGGTGTATCATATACGCAAAGTTATCATAACAGAAATAATTACGCGTGTGCAACGAATTATAACTCCAAGTGCTGAACAATTAAGCTTTTTCTCAGAACTTCCACATCCTTCTCTCTATTGTAGCCACCTCCCTGCACATGCTTCTTTGTATCACAGAGACGATAAACAAAAAAGACGTTCCGCCACACTGTCCTACAAGTCGAGGCACGGCAACGATGCGCCAGTTTTTCTAGTCTCTACACTACACGTTGACAATGTTTTGGTGTGAGTTCCTGCGTCACGACAAGGCGATGTTCAGTTTTCACCGATAACTGGATAATGTCCAACACTTGCAAATTATTTGAATTAAGTGAAGTTCATGTATCTAGGATGCTCAAGTTTCCTCTTTGCTTTTATAATCAAACTAGCTTTTTAGTTTGCAAGCATGCGTTcccaccctccctctcccccttcccTTTCTGGCCCAAGCAAACCGAGCCGAGCTCGCCCAGAAccacggccatggccgccgccattgttgccgtggagctcgggctcaccgcggagaCCCCACCTCCGGCACCTTTCCGCCCGAGTAGACCCCGCAGCGAGTTTCCTCTCGCCATGGCGCAGCTCCTCGACCCGCTCGCCTCCGCCCAaggccgccggagcggcgccgccgcggttcagaccgccgccggccgcccgctccaCGTCGAGCTCCCACCTCTGCCCTCCCACAGCTCCAATCAACCCCGGGAACGGCTTCACCTTGCCCCAACGGAGCTCTCAAGCCTAGCCAAGCCACCTCCCCCTCGCCAGAGTGCCACAGCCACGGCACAgggccgccaccggccgccggcgcccgcggacaGCCCGCTACGGGCCACCCCAACCCCCACCGAGACCATCTGCAGGTGCGGCTCGAACTCCTCTTCATTTTCCCCAACCTATCCCCCACCTCTAGTGCCTCCCCTCGCCGGAAAACGCCGCGCAAACTCTCCTCTGTTCTGTCCCGTCCGCCAGGGACCTTCCCTGAGAAGAAACaaacttccaggggcctagatgcaaaagttcgtttcctttttcttttgttttcaaaaacagcaaacttgtaaattctatataaaatcgtataaaaatcataaaaatgcaaactaaaatgtcttggaatccttagatcaaaacctacaacttttgttacagtcacatgttcatattatgcttctattttaatctaggataaagattagattaaatagcacacaaatgtatctcctgttgtagtcatgaactaaggctagtttttggatAGAGTGCTACACTGTAGATTAAtagcttactgtaaaaatttgaggacattttgacaaatctagctataggtttcattagatcttgggTTGTGCCTGTGTTAAATAAAATTAAATCCACAGGGTCCTATACAAGTtttcttgagctgaaatttttacgaCAGCCTTAACTTTGTTTATAGATTCTATAGAAAAATgttgggaatttttagtaatgtataactagtccttttgatttattcatgacTAAACTTTGTAAATCGAAAGCCCTAatttccttcattagaaaaatctcatattttctTTACTAGAGCTTTCCCTTGAATACATAATCATGACAGCAAAGTTTGAGCCTATGAAACTCAGTATAATTGCTTGTATGacttaaacttgattaatgtaGCGATcacttgttttatttttcatgccttgtgtactgatcttttaaatctgaaaaatttatagtaatCTCATCTTATGATAGTCAACGTTCAGTTAAGCTTTCACTGCCATTAATTGCACTATCTGACCTATACAATTTAACCTTTAGCTAGGAGGAACTTTATTGTTAGACTATACACTGGTGAATTAGTCTTTGTTAAAGTGCTGGTGTTACATGAGTTAGTAAGATTTTGAAACCACCCCGTTCCTTTATGAACTAAGttgtgttaaataactactctataaatgactgcccagttgTTGGACTAcgactttatcgtgaaggaaaaataataaaacctaaATTGCGAAACAACTCGGAAcattgcattcatacatatgcattgttgcatttcatttaggtacgatagatgtacCACGGGAAGGATGTGatgttgaagccgagccaggagacggtgaatggtggatacatctagaagatggacggatggattcCGATGTGCACGACCAAGGAAGATGTTCGCCGAGCAGTATTCTCTAACTAACACcgacctagtgttaattccaggcaagccccggagcatgtcctatctattttaaatttatgaaacttattattgtttctatctacttgcgcatttaagtttacaggagttgcttggaaccttagctgcataatcctagatacctatgcttgaacactagtatgtgtaggtcgctagttggctatgctaatggttccgtagaagtcgagtgatttcctgtcactcgcgagaattataggagttgaatgttttctacatactgcaactataaggctcacaggcggggctgtggtacctgtgatgccccgtctgtttagtgaaagatgataaggccgcagtgtgtggtagtagtggttaagcttttgaacgtactaaccacatgccgagaaatatggtaatcggtaagcttaagtacctgatcgacCCGGCGGgtggacttctccctcaccctctttgaacgttgttctcatgcggccacatgcgggtgcaagaaggctcacgacccggcgtcgtaccgtggcgtggattcttgtagtcgaggtgggtgaccctgatccacaacccgtaaagaaaggggaaaagtcgtgtgggtgacttggttcccatacgtgtgtgttaggtttgcctggccaggttaacaaattcgattcgaatcgtccgcttctcacggtttgggactgcttaacccttttgccacatagagtaagaagtgaaagatgatgatgatgaatatggttggttggatgatgaaagataattattTTCTACCAtttatgctattggatagatgctcacctagaatggttaattgaactagatttcggaagctaaaacctgaaattaaggatctactctttactgcttttcggcaaaccaaacccctccagccaaaagccttgcatgtctagataaagggctaagtatacccttagtcgggtaagacttgctgagtattagtatactcagccttgcttgtggctttgtttttcaggtggtccatctgaggatgtgattgatgtcatgtacgggcttcatcatgacgtcttctatcgtcgctagactatcgtgtATTTTTCTGCTGCACTTGAATTCTGTTGTcttttttataaattcaaacttggtttgtaatgataattcaatttcatactctgtgctataaaatttgtggaatgttgcacgctctgaactgctttgtcgatcctgttttaagtggtttaatcgggattttacccgacagcactgccggattactccgttttaagtgcgccttaaccctgattgtcgttttgatgatggttagcgcacttaagccggattaatttaggcgggactgccacatttttccttccataaataATAATGTCAATTACTAtccttccaaaagaaaaaatgacgTGAATTATAGGTTAATGTATGTGCAAAGGAAAATATGTGTATACTAAAGGAAGGTAACATGTTAATatatgtttttatttttcttccataaacaatgatgtcaatcaTTATCCTTCTAAAAAAATGACGTGAATTATGGGTCAATGAATATGCAAAGGAAAATATGTGTGTGCTAAACGAGAATAATAGGTGGGTACAAGAGGTGGGTATAAGAAATTGCTGGTGTGAAAAGTAATACGATTTTGGTGGAACACATTGACGAAATCAATCTCCCCCTCTTTTTCGTCAAACATTTTAGTCTGACAAATGGGGCCTccgtgaggggtacggtgggcttaatcttggtgagaaaatgtttcaattgtttcaacttttacaGGTTAGACGAGAGAGATCTCGTAAATGCGTTTGCTTGGTTTTGTTCCTTTTCTAGCGAGTGAAACAGGCACAGCCCACATTTGTGGACCTGGGTGGCGGGCTTTTCCTTTGTTTGGGCAACGTTTCTCCAACTGGGCCCATATGTTCCTTATGAGAATTAAGCGGCCCGTTAGTCCCTTTCCAGCCCGCTGCCAGCCCAAGTAAAAAAACGGCCCGTCAACCAGTTCTGTCCGTGGCGCCCAGCCCACTGCTCATTGCAATGCAGCGGGGCAAAATCATTCAGAGCCGAGGGCTGCAAACATGCAGCCGCGCCTTGCACGAAATCGTGTCGCAGACGTCCAATCCAAAATTCAAACGatgaacttttcaaaaaaaaaaagatcaaacGATGAAGGCATCACCTGATTCGCATCTTGCTTCCTAGGATCGTCACGGAATTGTAATGGTATCCTCTGAACAAGCAGGGTGGGCTGACGCGTCCTGCTAGAGTCAGAGAGCCTGTCCAAGTTAAGCGGACCGATTCAGCTTAAATTCGAACTAATTCTTCGAAACTTTACAAGCATATCCACACAAAACGCTTAAGCTGGCACCCGTGCAGATTCGCTTTGGGCCCATTTCGGCTTTGGCAATTGGCAGGTCAAAACTCGCACGACTAAGCAAGCAACAACCATGCTTCGGATGCTGGTGATACAAAAGCAAGCtgcaaaagaaagaagagccaGCTGCATCTGCATCCACTTGTACAATCTAATCTGTGCGTGCAAGGCTGACCGGAacaggcggccggcgcgggccacCGGCCTCGGGGAAGGCGAAAGGCAAAAGCGCCGCGCCGAGGCTCGTGTGTATCAGCAAAAgtcgccggacgccgccgcggctgcccccccccccccccccccccccccctctccttcCGTCCTTTCACACTCGCGCAAGCTAAGGGGAGGACGTGAACGGAGGAGCTTTGCTCTGCTCTCCGTGCgcgaggtcgtcgtcgtcgtcagtcATCGACGGCCAGTGGCAgcatccttccttccttccttccacGCATCATCGCCATTGATCCGTCCACTCCGCTGGCCCTGCTGGTGCTGGAACAACCGCGTACACTCAACGATGTCGCGGCCTTTCCTGCCAGGGCACGTACGGCGCTGCTCGCCTTGCCGGCGACAAGCCCGGCGTATACGGTATACCAGCTAGCTCtagctgctgcggctgcggcgaggCTAAAGCGCTTTTTGTAGCCGGTGCTCGCCTTCTTGTAGACGCCATGATTGTGGTTTGTCTACATGACAAAACCGCATAATTACAGTCGTTAATGACAAAAGCGTAGCCTACTCGCTACTGAACATGCCGTGGAAACCTCAGTTAGCTTTACCAAAAGCTCTAGGTACTTACTAGTAGAGCGAGGTCTGAGAAGAGAACAAAGTGTAGATGCATACGACCAAAAATGCGCGTGGTTAGGGTTATAATTGCAGGCACCGTGCCGGGCCTCAAAGGCTTAACCTCGCGCTCATGACCGCGCATGAGGCATGTCGCCTGCTAACTGCATGAATGCTGCTGGCTCGATCATGCAGATCCATCAGACTAGATGAAGCACATGCTGCTGCAATGGCAGCACCTCTCAAAAGGCGCATGTTTTGTTATGCATGCATGCTATGCTAGCTCTTCGAATTAGGAGCGGTGTTTGGGACTGTTTTGATACTAGTGTGTGTACTGATGTGATGAGTAAGCCCAGTTGCGGATGGGTGTTTGCAGAACAGCATCAGGGTTGATGATAGACCGACTCCAGCGGGCTTCCCATCCCGTCCCCGCCGCGGTAAATGGGACGCTGGGCGCACTGTTCACGCGCCCGGCGGATTGCCCATTGCGTCTCGGAAAAACGGGGTACCTCCCTCCCGTCCCGCAGATCCGcgcgagcccccccccccccccccgcctcccATCCCAACTGCCGCTCccgtcctccccttctccctctctggTGCATCTCGGGCGGAC
This portion of the Panicum virgatum strain AP13 chromosome 2N, P.virgatum_v5, whole genome shotgun sequence genome encodes:
- the LOC120661842 gene encoding PI-PLC X domain-containing protein At5g67130-like: MEMVMAEWTRLRVTTAPNHRSLVSLVLVNYFRSIPRQGTACKERSSGLMGVINTCYAVAGNRWANFLAVDYYKRSNGGGVFQATETLNGKLICGRDDVRSCRKGILKHAFNDLLLRLGLTWKGPGHGGAEVARSDRDQILSIMSAQGKPFELLSQFSSQFR
- the LOC120661841 gene encoding PI-PLC X domain-containing protein At5g67130-like — its product is MSGLSCCNWDGCVRQKCVQTTVASPFDTIDTSLPFNKYAFLTTHNSFSITGVTRLTFYNQEDSVTDQLNNGVRALMLDVYDFRDDIWLCHSLGGTCYDLTAFEPAIHTLREVEAFLLRNPSEIVTLILEDHVSSHQGLTKLFNKTGLGKYWFPVPNMPQKGEDWPIVSDMIKHNHRLLVFTSNRSKELTEGISYQWNYMVENQCKLQVLILGHRS